The following are encoded in a window of Sulfitobacter sp. S190 genomic DNA:
- a CDS encoding Ldh family oxidoreductase, whose amino-acid sequence MPKISLDDIEQTTRSALLAHGAGDFAAAEVARAVRKAESIGNKICGLYYVESYCQQLQSGRVNGTVTPQVSTPRPGTVVVDAGFGFAQPAFAHALPLALDAARTNGVASLAVGHAHTCTSLGYFTEQIAAAGMIALGMTNASPIVAAPGGKTRAIGTNPMAFSVPDGQGGIAMQFDQSTTTVALGKITMAKAAGERIPEGWALDADGKPTTDPTAALGGSLVSTGGYKGWGFGLMVEILAAGMTGSVLSRDVKPLKAPEGAPHDLGQYYVLIDPGTAPDFAQKVQALADHIARDAGARMPGRGKTGQDPVDVGAQTWDLITGLAEGPAGG is encoded by the coding sequence ATGCCGAAAATATCTCTCGACGACATCGAACAAACCACCCGCAGCGCGCTTCTGGCGCATGGTGCGGGCGATTTTGCCGCCGCCGAAGTGGCCCGCGCCGTGCGCAAGGCCGAAAGCATCGGCAACAAGATCTGCGGCCTCTACTATGTCGAAAGCTACTGCCAGCAATTGCAAAGCGGGCGTGTCAACGGCACCGTGACACCGCAGGTCAGCACCCCGCGCCCCGGCACCGTGGTGGTCGATGCGGGCTTCGGATTCGCGCAACCGGCATTCGCCCACGCCCTGCCGCTCGCGCTCGATGCCGCACGCACCAATGGCGTGGCGTCGCTGGCGGTGGGACACGCGCATACCTGCACCTCGCTGGGCTATTTCACCGAACAGATCGCGGCGGCGGGCATGATTGCGCTGGGCATGACCAACGCATCGCCGATCGTGGCCGCACCGGGGGGCAAGACCCGCGCCATCGGCACCAACCCGATGGCGTTTTCGGTGCCCGACGGGCAGGGCGGGATCGCGATGCAATTCGACCAGTCCACGACCACCGTCGCTCTGGGCAAGATCACGATGGCCAAGGCGGCAGGCGAACGCATCCCCGAAGGCTGGGCGCTTGACGCCGACGGCAAGCCGACGACCGATCCCACCGCCGCGCTGGGCGGATCGCTTGTCTCAACGGGCGGATACAAGGGCTGGGGCTTTGGTCTCATGGTCGAAATTCTTGCGGCGGGGATGACCGGCTCGGTGCTGTCGCGCGATGTCAAACCGCTCAAGGCGCCCGAGGGCGCGCCGCACGATCTGGGCCAGTACTATGTGCTGATCGATCCCGGCACCGCGCCGGATTTCGCCCAGAAGGTTCAGGCGCTGGCAGATCACATTGCGCGCGACGCGGGCGCGCGGATGCCCGGCCGGGGCAAGACGGGGCAGGATCCCGTCGATGTGGGGGCACAGACATGGGATCTGATCACCGGACTGGCCGAAGGGCCCGCGGGCGGCTAG
- a CDS encoding ABC transporter ATP-binding protein: MSDPILSLSAITKAYNHGKPNEVTVLRGIDLKVQPGEVVALVAPSGAGKSTLLHIAGLLDTPDAGQVAIAGEDLTGARDGKRTAVRRADVGFIYQFHHLLPEFTALENIVLPQLANGTPRRDAENRALDLLGRVGIKARAAHRPAALSGGEQQRVAFCRALANGPRLLLADEPTGNLDPETSDRVFAALLTLVRDTGLAALIATHNLDLAARMDRQIRLDQGQLAAV; this comes from the coding sequence ATGAGTGATCCGATCCTGTCGCTCAGCGCGATCACCAAGGCCTATAACCACGGCAAACCCAACGAGGTGACGGTGCTGCGCGGCATCGATCTGAAGGTGCAGCCGGGCGAAGTCGTGGCGCTGGTGGCGCCCTCGGGGGCGGGCAAATCGACGCTGCTGCACATCGCGGGGCTGCTCGATACGCCCGACGCGGGGCAGGTGGCCATCGCGGGCGAAGACCTGACCGGCGCGCGCGATGGCAAACGCACCGCGGTGCGCCGCGCCGATGTGGGCTTCATCTACCAGTTTCACCACCTGCTGCCGGAATTCACCGCGCTCGAAAACATCGTCCTGCCACAGCTGGCCAACGGCACCCCCCGGCGTGATGCGGAAAACCGCGCGCTGGACCTGTTGGGGCGTGTCGGCATCAAGGCGCGCGCCGCGCACCGCCCCGCCGCGCTGTCGGGCGGCGAACAGCAGCGTGTCGCCTTTTGCAGGGCACTGGCGAACGGGCCGCGCCTGCTTTTGGCCGATGAACCGACAGGAAATCTCGACCCCGAAACATCGGACCGCGTTTTCGCCGCCCTGCTGACGCTGGTGCGCGACACCGGTCTCGCCGCGCTCATTGCCACCCACAACCTTGACCTTGCCGCGCGGATGGACCGCCAGATCCGGCTCGATCAGGGCCAGCTTGCCGCGGTCTGA
- a CDS encoding lipoprotein-releasing ABC transporter permease subunit, which yields MAQNTPPFAPFEWMIAWRYLRARRAEGGVSVMTWISLIGITLAVFALIATLAVRSGFRAEFVDTILGANAHVTVYEMGTVQPSGGIDRSIDDYEALADSVRAVDGVTRVAPLVRGQVMASLGSNNAGVEIFGIAPDDLLTIPRIADPEDAQGDIGRFGEGIAIGSGVARALGAGVGDTIRIISPNGVKTAFGVSPRVNGYEITYIFTAGRYDIDRTRAYLPIAEAQSFFNYEGRASELEVMVADPDNVDPVANAILRAAGDEGLIWTWRDASSGFLNALDIEDNVMFVILSILVLIAAMNIVSGLIMLVKNKGRDIGILRTMGLSEGSVLRVFFICGAFTGLIGTALGVILGCLFALYVDQIFGIVNWLSGGNAWDPSIRGIYFLPAKLQLGDVLSAVALSLGLSFIVTIFPARRAARMNPVEALRYE from the coding sequence ATGGCCCAGAACACTCCCCCCTTTGCCCCGTTCGAATGGATGATCGCGTGGCGGTACCTGCGCGCGCGCCGCGCCGAAGGCGGCGTCAGTGTCATGACCTGGATCAGCCTCATCGGCATCACGCTGGCGGTCTTTGCGCTGATCGCCACGCTGGCCGTGCGCTCGGGGTTCCGCGCCGAATTCGTCGATACGATCCTGGGGGCCAACGCCCATGTGACGGTCTACGAGATGGGCACCGTGCAGCCCAGCGGTGGCATCGACCGCTCCATCGATGATTACGAAGCGCTGGCCGACAGCGTGCGCGCCGTCGATGGCGTGACCCGGGTCGCGCCGCTGGTGCGCGGGCAGGTCATGGCCTCGCTGGGCAGCAACAACGCGGGCGTCGAGATTTTCGGCATCGCGCCCGACGATCTGCTGACCATCCCCCGCATTGCCGATCCCGAAGATGCGCAGGGCGACATCGGCCGCTTCGGCGAAGGCATCGCCATCGGATCGGGCGTGGCACGCGCTCTGGGCGCGGGGGTGGGCGATACGATCCGCATCATTTCACCCAACGGGGTCAAAACCGCCTTCGGTGTCAGCCCGCGGGTAAACGGTTACGAAATCACCTATATCTTCACTGCCGGGCGCTACGACATCGACCGCACCCGCGCCTACCTGCCGATCGCGGAGGCGCAGAGCTTTTTCAACTACGAAGGCCGCGCCTCCGAGCTGGAGGTGATGGTCGCCGACCCCGACAACGTCGATCCGGTGGCCAATGCCATTTTGCGCGCCGCAGGCGACGAGGGGCTGATCTGGACATGGCGGGATGCCTCCTCGGGCTTTCTCAACGCGCTCGACATCGAGGACAACGTGATGTTCGTGATCCTGTCGATCCTCGTGCTGATCGCGGCGATGAACATCGTGTCGGGGCTGATCATGCTGGTCAAGAACAAGGGCCGCGACATCGGCATCCTGCGCACCATGGGCCTGAGCGAGGGCTCCGTGTTGCGGGTCTTCTTCATCTGCGGGGCCTTTACCGGGCTTATCGGCACGGCGCTGGGTGTGATCCTGGGCTGTCTCTTCGCGCTCTACGTCGATCAGATATTCGGCATAGTGAACTGGCTGTCGGGTGGCAATGCGTGGGACCCGTCGATCCGGGGCATCTACTTCCTGCCTGCGAAACTGCAACTGGGCGATGTGCTGTCGGCGGTGGCCCTGTCGCTGGGGCTGTCGTTCATCGTGACGATCTTTCCCGCCCGCCGCGCGGCGCGCATGAACCCCGTCGAGGCGCTGCGCTATGAGTGA
- a CDS encoding DUF2937 family protein: MILRSIALAGGLAGATAGSQFPEFSQQYVQRLGGAVDALEQVVADFDASARAENLSRTEALAQMQGTAFIERRRADMTRSIARYETLRDDLAALRAKGPFMRAYHASRLTDTDIAQAAWQAYVPAVPISFAGLSFAAAGFVLGAALLAGLARLMVWPLRRRGTA; the protein is encoded by the coding sequence ATGATCTTGCGCAGCATCGCTCTTGCAGGGGGGCTGGCGGGGGCAACCGCCGGATCGCAATTTCCCGAGTTCTCGCAGCAGTACGTGCAGCGGCTGGGCGGGGCTGTGGACGCGCTCGAACAGGTGGTGGCCGATTTCGATGCCTCCGCACGTGCCGAGAACCTCAGCCGCACCGAGGCACTGGCACAGATGCAGGGCACTGCCTTTATCGAACGGCGCCGCGCCGACATGACGCGCTCCATCGCCCGCTACGAAACCCTGCGCGACGATCTGGCCGCGCTGCGGGCAAAGGGACCGTTCATGCGCGCCTATCACGCCAGCCGCCTCACCGACACCGACATCGCACAGGCCGCGTGGCAGGCTTATGTGCCCGCTGTCCCGATCAGCTTTGCGGGCCTGAGTTTTGCCGCGGCGGGTTTCGTGCTGGGCGCGGCGCTGCTGGCAGGGCTGGCACGGCTCATGGTCTGGCCGCTGCGCCGTCGCGGCACCGCCTGA
- a CDS encoding PQQ-dependent sugar dehydrogenase, which yields MRFFLTALIFGAATAACAQGVQQGAKNAPQFEPQWPTQTRAPALDSGVDFTITELATNLDVPWGVEVLPEGGYLVTERSGQLRLIRDGVVGAPITGVPDVLAAGQGGLLDVALAEDFATSRVIYLSYAKRMPDNMSATAAARGVLSADGSALTDVRDIFVQSPPSPTTKHYGSRVVPLNGHVYITTGEHSSLAERVYAQDLDKTYGKVVRVTPNGEAASGNPFGTAVYTLGHRNVQGADVHPDTGALWTLEHGPRGGDELNLIEAGANYGWPVVSYGIRYSGGDIGSGQSSGEGFTQPRYYWDPVIAPGGFAFYDGDMFADWQGDVLASSLNPGGLVRLTLEGNRVSGEERFLTGEMRVRDVEIDRDGAILILDGAGGRLLRLSR from the coding sequence ATGCGATTTTTCCTGACAGCCCTGATTTTCGGTGCCGCCACCGCCGCCTGCGCCCAAGGTGTGCAGCAGGGCGCCAAAAACGCCCCCCAGTTCGAACCGCAGTGGCCGACCCAGACCCGCGCCCCCGCGCTCGACAGCGGCGTGGACTTCACCATCACCGAACTGGCCACCAACCTTGATGTCCCGTGGGGCGTCGAAGTGTTGCCCGAGGGCGGCTATCTGGTGACCGAACGCTCTGGTCAGTTGCGGCTGATCAGGGACGGCGTGGTGGGGGCGCCCATCACCGGCGTGCCCGATGTGCTGGCGGCCGGGCAGGGGGGGCTGCTCGACGTGGCACTGGCCGAGGATTTCGCCACCAGCCGCGTGATCTACCTCAGCTACGCCAAGCGGATGCCAGACAACATGTCCGCCACCGCCGCGGCCCGCGGCGTGCTCAGCGCCGACGGAAGCGCGCTGACGGATGTGCGCGACATCTTCGTGCAATCGCCCCCGTCGCCCACCACCAAACACTACGGCAGCCGCGTGGTCCCGCTGAACGGGCATGTCTACATCACCACGGGCGAACACTCGTCGCTGGCCGAACGGGTCTATGCGCAGGATCTCGACAAGACCTACGGCAAGGTCGTGCGCGTCACGCCAAACGGTGAGGCGGCCTCCGGCAACCCCTTTGGCACCGCCGTTTATACACTGGGCCACCGCAACGTGCAGGGCGCCGATGTGCACCCCGACACCGGCGCGCTGTGGACCCTCGAGCACGGCCCCCGCGGCGGGGACGAACTCAACCTGATCGAGGCGGGCGCGAACTACGGCTGGCCCGTGGTCAGCTACGGCATCCGCTACTCGGGCGGTGACATTGGCTCGGGACAAAGCAGCGGCGAAGGCTTCACCCAGCCGCGGTACTACTGGGATCCGGTGATCGCGCCCGGTGGCTTTGCCTTTTACGACGGGGACATGTTTGCCGACTGGCAGGGCGATGTGCTGGCCTCGTCGCTGAACCCCGGCGGTTTGGTACGCCTCACGCTGGAAGGCAACCGGGTCAGCGGCGAAGAACGGTTCCTGACGGGTGAAATGCGCGTGCGCGACGTGGAGATCGACCGCGACGGCGCGATCCTGATCCTCGACGGGGCAGGTGGCAGATTGTTGCGTCTGAGCCGGTGA
- the proS gene encoding proline--tRNA ligase — translation MRLSRYFLPVLKETPAEAQIVSHRYMLRAGMIKQNAAGIYSWLPLGFKVLRKLENIVHEEQMRAGHIPMLMPTLQSADLWRESGRYDAYGPEMLRIRDRQDRDMLYGPTNEEMITDIFRSNVGSYKDLPLTLYHIQWKFRDEMRPRFGVMRGREFFMKDGYNFDLTKEDALHAYNRHLVSYLRTYERMGLQAIPMRADSGPIGGDNTHEFLVLADTGESEVFYDSAVTDLKFGDRDIDYDDHAACAGVMEEFTNLYARTDETHDPALFDKVPQDRQRTARGIEVGQIFYFGTKYSDAMGATVQGPDGKVTPVHMGSHGIGVSRLLGAIIEASHDDKGIIWPEGVTPFHCGIVNLKQGDAEADAACQSLYDSLTALGLEPLYDDRNERAGGKFATMDLIGLPWRITVGPRGLKNGVVELTSRRTGESEELPPEQAVERIAQIYKGLSVKGL, via the coding sequence ATGCGTCTGAGCCGCTATTTCCTGCCCGTGCTGAAGGAAACCCCCGCCGAAGCACAGATCGTCAGCCACCGGTACATGCTGCGCGCCGGCATGATCAAACAAAACGCGGCCGGCATCTATTCGTGGTTGCCGCTGGGCTTCAAGGTGCTGCGCAAGCTCGAAAACATCGTGCACGAAGAACAGATGCGCGCGGGCCATATCCCGATGCTGATGCCGACGCTGCAATCGGCCGACCTGTGGCGCGAAAGCGGCCGCTACGACGCCTACGGCCCCGAAATGCTGCGCATCCGCGACCGGCAGGACCGCGACATGCTCTATGGGCCCACCAACGAGGAAATGATCACCGATATCTTCCGCTCCAACGTCGGCTCCTACAAGGATCTGCCGCTGACGCTCTATCACATCCAGTGGAAGTTCCGCGACGAGATGCGCCCGCGCTTCGGCGTGATGCGGGGCCGCGAGTTCTTCATGAAAGACGGCTATAACTTCGATCTGACGAAGGAAGACGCGCTGCACGCCTACAACCGTCATCTGGTCAGCTACCTGCGCACCTATGAACGCATGGGCCTTCAGGCCATCCCGATGCGGGCGGATTCGGGGCCCATCGGGGGTGACAACACGCATGAATTCCTCGTGCTGGCCGACACCGGCGAAAGCGAGGTGTTCTACGACAGCGCCGTGACGGACCTGAAATTCGGCGACCGTGACATCGACTATGACGATCACGCGGCCTGCGCGGGTGTGATGGAGGAATTCACAAACCTCTACGCGCGCACCGACGAAACCCATGATCCGGCCCTCTTTGACAAGGTTCCGCAGGACCGCCAGCGCACCGCCCGCGGCATCGAGGTCGGGCAGATCTTCTATTTCGGCACCAAGTATTCCGACGCCATGGGTGCTACCGTTCAGGGCCCCGACGGCAAGGTCACCCCGGTACATATGGGCAGCCACGGCATCGGGGTCAGCCGCCTGCTGGGCGCGATCATCGAGGCCTCACACGACGACAAGGGCATCATCTGGCCCGAAGGCGTCACGCCCTTCCACTGCGGCATCGTCAATCTCAAACAGGGCGACGCCGAGGCCGACGCCGCGTGCCAGTCGCTCTACGACAGCCTGACCGCGCTGGGGCTCGAGCCGCTCTATGACGATCGCAACGAACGCGCGGGCGGCAAATTCGCCACGATGGACCTGATCGGTCTGCCGTGGCGCATCACGGTCGGCCCGCGGGGGCTCAAGAACGGGGTCGTCGAGCTGACCAGCCGCCGCACCGGCGAAAGCGAAGAGCTGCCGCCCGAACAGGCGGTCGAACGGATCGCGCAGATCTACAAGGGCCTGTCGGTCAAAGGGCTCTGA
- a CDS encoding IS1 family transposase, whose protein sequence is MRKLDAKSRALIIRLLVEGNSIRATARIADVSKNTVTKLLEDAGKACAKFHDENVRNVEASHVQADEIWAFCYAKAKNVEGAKAAPSEAGDIWTWTAMDRDSKLMISYTVGDRSQNTAREFMFDLAGRLATRIQLTTDGHGGYLKAVTDAFSGDVDYAMLIKQYGDPTGQKGHERKYSPAECTGAKKEAIFGKPDMEQVGTSHIERQNLTMRMGMRRFTRLTNAFSKKAENHAYAVALHFMHYNYCRIHKTLRVTPAMAANLVASPWTVDDIVALVEKAEDAAPKKRGPYKPRQKKDISN, encoded by the coding sequence ATGAGAAAACTCGACGCCAAATCCCGCGCCCTGATCATCCGCCTTTTGGTGGAAGGTAACTCCATCCGCGCCACCGCGCGCATTGCTGACGTTTCTAAGAACACTGTCACGAAGCTTCTGGAAGACGCTGGCAAAGCCTGCGCCAAATTCCACGACGAAAATGTGCGCAACGTAGAGGCCAGCCACGTGCAGGCCGATGAAATCTGGGCGTTCTGCTATGCGAAAGCAAAAAACGTAGAGGGCGCAAAGGCGGCACCGTCCGAAGCTGGCGACATTTGGACGTGGACCGCCATGGATCGTGATAGCAAGTTGATGATCTCGTACACGGTCGGCGACCGTTCGCAGAACACTGCACGTGAGTTCATGTTTGATCTGGCTGGCCGCTTGGCGACACGTATCCAGCTGACCACGGACGGCCACGGCGGCTACCTCAAGGCGGTCACGGACGCATTCTCGGGCGATGTGGACTATGCCATGCTGATCAAGCAATACGGCGACCCTACAGGCCAGAAAGGCCACGAGCGCAAGTATTCCCCCGCCGAATGCACGGGCGCAAAGAAAGAGGCCATCTTTGGCAAGCCTGACATGGAGCAGGTTGGCACCAGCCACATTGAACGCCAGAACCTTACAATGCGGATGGGCATGCGCCGCTTTACTCGCCTCACCAACGCCTTCTCAAAGAAGGCAGAGAACCACGCCTATGCGGTTGCGCTGCATTTCATGCATTACAACTATTGCCGCATCCACAAGACGCTTCGCGTTACGCCCGCCATGGCGGCTAACCTTGTTGCGTCACCTTGGACCGTTGATGATATCGTTGCGCTGGTTGAGAAGGCGGAGGACGCTGCGCCTAAGAAGCGTGGGCCATATAAGCCGCGTCAGAAAAAAGATATTTCAAACTGA
- a CDS encoding ImmA/IrrE family metallo-endopeptidase, with protein sequence MSSEEYKSPGQLVTALLAERSWTKRTLAIISGMDESIISKTTSNVRKVDAETAIIFEEVFGIPAERFLSLQKTYDLAVARIESTPNPKRQMRAELIGKLPISAMIARGWLDAKSVKDIDDVEESLLRFFQANRLEDIETLPHASKKTEVSIAATPAQLAWLYRVKTLASEMLVARYSPTSVKSAISKIKTLIHSAEELRKVPRILAEAGIRFVIVEALPSTKIDGVCFWLDENSPVIGMTMRFDRIDNFVFVLRHELEHVQNRDGLMQMMLDVDINSGEAAQVTQELIEQEARANAAASEFCVPKKMMDAFISRKAPIFAKRDIIGLARMLKVHAGLVAGQLQFRTKKYHLARDQLVPVRSIVTPNAVTDGWGDVAPTDAY encoded by the coding sequence ATGAGCAGTGAAGAATATAAATCACCAGGGCAGTTGGTCACGGCGCTACTCGCTGAGCGAAGCTGGACAAAAAGAACGCTGGCAATCATTTCTGGGATGGATGAATCTATTATCAGCAAGACAACGTCAAACGTAAGAAAGGTCGATGCCGAGACAGCGATTATCTTTGAAGAAGTATTCGGTATCCCTGCCGAGAGGTTTTTGTCCTTGCAAAAGACCTATGACCTCGCAGTCGCGCGTATCGAAAGCACACCAAACCCCAAGAGGCAGATGCGGGCAGAATTGATTGGCAAGCTGCCGATCAGCGCAATGATTGCGCGGGGGTGGTTGGACGCAAAGTCAGTCAAAGATATTGATGATGTAGAGGAATCGCTGCTCCGTTTTTTCCAAGCAAATCGCCTTGAAGATATTGAAACACTTCCACATGCGTCGAAGAAAACGGAAGTCAGTATTGCAGCTACGCCAGCCCAACTCGCTTGGCTTTATAGGGTTAAGACGCTTGCATCGGAAATGTTGGTCGCGCGGTATTCGCCAACATCTGTGAAGTCGGCCATATCAAAGATCAAGACACTCATTCACTCTGCCGAAGAACTGCGCAAAGTGCCCCGCATCCTTGCCGAAGCGGGGATTCGCTTCGTGATCGTTGAGGCGCTGCCCTCGACAAAAATCGACGGTGTTTGTTTCTGGCTTGATGAGAACTCGCCAGTCATTGGTATGACAATGCGATTTGATCGGATCGACAATTTTGTTTTTGTGCTTCGGCATGAACTTGAGCACGTTCAAAATCGAGATGGCCTCATGCAGATGATGCTTGATGTTGATATCAACTCTGGCGAGGCAGCGCAGGTCACACAAGAGCTTATCGAACAAGAAGCAAGAGCGAATGCGGCAGCTTCCGAGTTTTGCGTACCAAAGAAAATGATGGACGCATTTATTTCCAGAAAGGCCCCAATCTTTGCTAAGCGCGACATCATTGGTCTGGCGCGGATGCTCAAGGTTCACGCAGGTCTAGTCGCTGGCCAATTACAGTTCAGAACAAAAAAGTATCATTTGGCGCGGGATCAGCTTGTGCCAGTCAGATCAATTGTAACACCAAACGCCGTAACAGACGGCTGGGGTGATGTTGCCCCTACTGATGCTTATTAG
- a CDS encoding histone H1, which translates to MTDKPKRPRDANQLAKFIVDLATEDEEPVHEPDTSGQRKGGLKGGKAKARLLTPEQRSEAAQIAAAARWKKD; encoded by the coding sequence ATGACAGACAAACCCAAGAGACCCAGAGACGCCAACCAGCTTGCCAAGTTCATTGTGGACTTGGCAACGGAGGACGAAGAGCCCGTGCATGAGCCTGACACATCAGGGCAGCGCAAGGGCGGGTTGAAGGGCGGCAAGGCAAAGGCACGCTTGCTCACACCTGAGCAGCGATCCGAAGCCGCACAGATCGCCGCAGCCGCTCGCTGGAAGAAGGATTAA
- a CDS encoding fasciclin domain-containing protein, whose product MTKRTFAAAVVAATLGSATVASAANIVEIASADERFSTLVAAVSAAGLAETLQGEGPFTVFAPVNDAFAALPDGTVDTLLKPENKGQLTDVLLYHVDDRNLTAEQIPGGSNYFKPINTAERLCITKGANGVSIADGTGETANVVIANIEADNGVIHVIDKVLLPGTRPACH is encoded by the coding sequence GTGACCAAACGTACATTCGCCGCAGCCGTCGTCGCTGCCACGCTGGGCTCGGCCACTGTCGCATCTGCGGCCAACATTGTAGAGATCGCATCCGCCGACGAGCGGTTCTCGACGCTGGTGGCGGCAGTCTCGGCCGCGGGCCTTGCCGAAACGCTGCAGGGCGAAGGCCCGTTCACCGTGTTCGCGCCCGTCAACGATGCCTTTGCCGCCCTGCCGGACGGCACGGTCGACACGTTGCTCAAGCCCGAGAACAAGGGCCAGCTGACCGATGTCCTGCTGTATCACGTCGATGACCGCAACCTGACCGCCGAGCAGATCCCCGGCGGGTCGAACTACTTCAAGCCGATCAACACCGCCGAGCGCCTGTGCATCACCAAGGGTGCGAATGGCGTGAGCATTGCCGACGGCACGGGTGAGACGGCCAATGTGGTCATCGCCAACATCGAAGCCGACAACGGCGTAATCCATGTGATCGACAAGGTGCTGCTGCCCGGTACGCGCCCTGCGTGCCACTGA
- a CDS encoding tetratricopeptide repeat-containing sulfotransferase family protein: protein MPANDPYAAHRPAITRLMAQGAWRPALARILAQFERTGPGAALLDDMARCYWGLHDTDTALKLATAVAQDLGNDTAAWAKLGAMAVSVGDTGRAKTAFEAAVQADPKNIRALAALYRLEPFGRDSRRANTLRRLSKSRSTDAALRATALNTLAQIEEAANRPRSAFYLYGKSKRLGAGHHDTAGLDAGLAAQIAQCPVFAPATEPPDGPVPIFVVGMPRSGTTLMESVLACHAEVCAAGESTALESTFAMWQGTEGSDDGWSWVDTLDPAQAAALGAQYRARIAAQAPIGDHRFFVDKTPLNVFRLGFARRILPQARFIFMSRHPLDTGLSNYATPFAGAYPHAKAPADIAHMTRTVYATGRDLRGKLGAALRWQSYSALVTEPEAQIRACVAHAGLSWDPACLAPQNRRGVIRTASVVQVRREITPDGQGRWTRFADELAPMRTALGGDDWIAQWEAEDAQAAAQDGPAARMIAAQL, encoded by the coding sequence ATGCCCGCCAATGATCCCTATGCTGCCCACCGACCCGCCATAACCCGCCTGATGGCGCAGGGGGCATGGCGCCCCGCGCTCGCCCGTATTCTGGCGCAGTTCGAGCGGACCGGTCCGGGTGCCGCGCTGCTTGACGATATGGCGCGGTGCTACTGGGGGCTGCACGATACCGATACAGCGTTGAAACTGGCCACCGCCGTGGCGCAGGATCTGGGCAATGACACCGCCGCCTGGGCCAAGCTGGGCGCGATGGCGGTCTCGGTGGGCGACACCGGTCGTGCGAAAACCGCTTTCGAGGCCGCGGTGCAGGCCGATCCCAAGAACATCCGCGCGCTCGCCGCGCTCTACCGGCTCGAGCCCTTCGGCCGCGACAGCCGCCGCGCCAACACCCTGCGCCGCCTGTCAAAATCCCGCAGCACAGATGCGGCACTGCGGGCCACCGCGCTGAACACGTTGGCCCAGATCGAAGAGGCGGCCAACCGCCCCCGATCGGCTTTCTATCTTTATGGCAAATCGAAACGTCTGGGCGCGGGCCACCATGACACCGCGGGCCTAGATGCCGGCTTGGCCGCCCAGATCGCGCAGTGCCCCGTCTTTGCGCCTGCGACCGAACCGCCGGACGGGCCGGTGCCGATCTTTGTCGTGGGGATGCCGCGCTCCGGCACAACCTTGATGGAAAGCGTGCTGGCGTGTCACGCGGAGGTCTGCGCCGCGGGCGAATCCACCGCGCTGGAGAGCACGTTCGCCATGTGGCAAGGCACCGAAGGATCGGACGATGGCTGGAGCTGGGTCGACACGCTGGACCCCGCACAGGCCGCCGCACTCGGTGCGCAGTACCGTGCGCGCATCGCGGCGCAGGCACCGATCGGCGATCACCGGTTTTTCGTCGACAAGACACCGCTCAATGTCTTCCGGCTCGGCTTTGCCCGCCGCATCCTGCCGCAGGCGCGGTTCATCTTCATGTCGCGCCATCCGCTCGACACGGGGCTGTCAAACTATGCCACCCCTTTCGCGGGGGCCTACCCGCATGCGAAGGCCCCTGCCGATATCGCGCATATGACGCGCACGGTCTATGCCACGGGGCGGGACCTGCGCGGCAAACTGGGCGCGGCGCTGCGCTGGCAATCCTACAGCGCATTGGTCACCGAACCCGAAGCGCAGATCCGCGCCTGTGTCGCGCATGCGGGGCTGTCATGGGATCCGGCCTGCCTCGCCCCGCAAAACCGCAGGGGGGTGATCCGCACCGCGTCCGTGGTGCAGGTGCGCCGCGAAATCACGCCCGACGGGCAGGGGCGCTGGACCCGCTTTGCCGATGAGCTGGCCCCGATGCGCACGGCGCTGGGCGGGGACGACTGGATCGCGCAGTGGGAAGCAGAGGACGCGCAGGCCGCGGCACAGGACGGCCCCGCCGCGCGGATGATCGCCGCGCAATTGTGA